The proteins below are encoded in one region of Planctopirus limnophila DSM 3776:
- a CDS encoding SMI1/KNR4 family protein has protein sequence MSSFGDKLKTYVSHRKAHGCSADQIAALAEQTEGHLPSTYLQFMEAAGNGVDDFLRGSDFTFKDLEGVREAAEELLAEAGLEPLSSSAFVFTMHQGYQFYYFQDGAVFYFMEGDRRPEKRFDSFESFFDSVLHNMQ, from the coding sequence ATGAGCAGTTTCGGCGACAAACTGAAGACATATGTTTCGCATCGCAAGGCGCATGGTTGCTCTGCCGATCAGATTGCAGCACTGGCTGAACAGACGGAAGGGCACCTGCCATCAACGTATCTCCAATTTATGGAGGCCGCTGGCAATGGCGTTGACGACTTCTTGCGAGGGAGCGACTTCACCTTTAAGGACTTAGAAGGCGTGAGGGAAGCAGCCGAGGAACTTTTGGCCGAAGCTGGACTCGAACCGCTTTCATCGAGTGCGTTCGTTTTCACAATGCACCAGGGATACCAGTTCTATTACTTTCAGGATGGTGCCGTGTTCTACTTCATGGAAGGCGATCGTCGCCCAGAGAAACGGTTTGACTCGTTTGAGTCTTTTTTTGATTCCGTGCTGCACAACATGCAGTGA
- the leuS gene encoding leucine--tRNA ligase, whose product MPRYDAARIEPKWQAYWDQHATFRTEMDVSKPKMYVLDMFPYPSGDGLHVGHPEGYTATDITCRFARMRGKNVLHPMGWDAFGLPAEQYAVETGTHPRITTEKNIATFKRQLKSLGFSYDWERELATTDPDYVRWTQWIFLQLFDTWYDETCEWTGPDGQVRTGRGRPISELPIPLEVKAQGEPAVRKYQDAHRLAYIHEAPVNWCPALGTVLANEEVTADGKSDRGNHPVERRNLKQWMLRITAYAERLIGELDQVNWPESIKLLQRNWIGRSEGAEVDFVIDPASWRGKSAAGEEKLRVYTTRPDTLFGATYMVLAPEHPLVDAITREDRVADVAAYRQKTSLKSDLDRTDLAKEKSGVFTGGYAINPVNGEKIPIWIADYVLMSYGTGAIMAVPAHDERDLEFATLFGIPVIPVVSPPEAPGEGLIGFTGAGIAVNSGPYSGLTTDEVKAQIVADLAAKGVAKKAVNYRLRDWLFSRQRYWGEPFPIWHELDAQGEPTGMVRAVSASELPVKLPEMEDFKPTGTPEPLLSKAPAEWLYATAADGTKLKRETNSMPQWAGSCWYYLRFCDNKNSERFIDPEKEKYWLPVDLYIGGAEHAVLHLLYSRFWHKVLFDRGHVTHAEPFQRLVNQGMILGDLEFVAFQNPTGEFVTAKGTDVNRYIDAQGQTVIPVKLKADDVEKQGDSFVLKSDPQIVVDARSFKMSKARRNVINPDQVVEQYGADSLRLYEMFMGPLEATKPWSMSGVEGIYRFLGRVWRLIVDDQLDQVVLNSKVQPVEPSPAQNRILHKTIKAVTDDIERLSFNTAISRMMEFVNEFTAADVRPKIAMEKFVLLISPMAPHLAEELWEVLGHEKSLAYEPWPEFDETLLEEATIEIPVQVNGKVRGKITIAKDATAEVVEAAAASDPHVSSQLEGKTIVKKVYVPGRMMNFVVK is encoded by the coding sequence ATGCCTCGTTATGACGCCGCCCGCATTGAACCCAAATGGCAGGCCTATTGGGACCAGCATGCCACTTTCCGTACGGAAATGGATGTTTCCAAGCCCAAAATGTATGTCCTCGACATGTTCCCTTATCCTTCGGGAGATGGGCTGCATGTGGGACATCCCGAAGGATACACAGCGACCGATATCACCTGCCGGTTTGCCCGCATGCGGGGGAAAAATGTGCTCCACCCCATGGGCTGGGATGCGTTTGGTCTGCCGGCTGAGCAGTATGCCGTCGAAACGGGGACGCATCCCCGGATCACCACCGAAAAGAACATTGCCACCTTCAAGCGGCAACTCAAGAGCCTGGGCTTCAGCTACGACTGGGAACGCGAACTCGCCACGACCGATCCGGATTACGTCCGCTGGACGCAGTGGATCTTTCTCCAGCTCTTTGACACCTGGTATGATGAAACCTGCGAGTGGACAGGTCCGGATGGCCAGGTGCGAACCGGTCGCGGCCGCCCGATCAGCGAATTGCCCATCCCTTTAGAAGTGAAGGCCCAGGGAGAGCCGGCTGTCCGCAAATATCAGGATGCGCATCGACTGGCCTACATTCATGAAGCACCGGTCAACTGGTGCCCCGCTTTAGGAACAGTGCTCGCCAACGAAGAAGTGACCGCCGACGGCAAGAGCGACCGGGGGAATCATCCCGTCGAGCGGCGAAACCTCAAGCAGTGGATGCTGCGGATTACGGCTTATGCCGAGCGCTTGATTGGGGAACTTGATCAGGTCAACTGGCCTGAGTCGATCAAGCTGCTGCAAAGGAACTGGATTGGTCGCAGCGAAGGAGCGGAAGTTGATTTTGTGATTGACCCGGCCAGCTGGCGCGGGAAATCGGCCGCTGGTGAGGAAAAGCTCCGGGTCTATACCACCCGGCCCGATACGCTCTTCGGGGCGACGTACATGGTGCTGGCCCCCGAACATCCGCTGGTCGATGCGATCACCAGGGAAGATCGAGTGGCCGATGTGGCGGCTTACCGCCAGAAGACCTCTCTCAAGAGCGACCTCGACCGAACCGATCTCGCCAAGGAGAAATCGGGCGTCTTCACCGGCGGCTACGCCATCAACCCCGTCAACGGCGAGAAGATCCCCATTTGGATCGCCGACTATGTCCTCATGAGTTACGGCACCGGCGCGATCATGGCCGTCCCCGCGCATGACGAACGCGACCTCGAATTTGCCACCTTGTTTGGTATTCCGGTGATTCCTGTGGTTTCTCCGCCTGAGGCACCTGGTGAAGGCTTGATTGGCTTCACGGGTGCCGGGATTGCGGTCAATTCCGGGCCTTACTCAGGCCTTACAACAGATGAGGTGAAGGCGCAGATCGTCGCTGATCTGGCGGCCAAGGGCGTCGCCAAGAAGGCGGTCAACTATCGTCTTCGCGACTGGCTGTTCAGTCGTCAGCGTTATTGGGGGGAGCCATTCCCCATCTGGCACGAACTGGATGCTCAAGGCGAGCCTACGGGGATGGTGCGGGCGGTCAGCGCGAGCGAGCTGCCGGTGAAGCTCCCCGAGATGGAAGACTTCAAGCCGACCGGCACGCCTGAACCGCTGCTTTCGAAAGCCCCTGCCGAGTGGCTCTACGCGACAGCAGCCGATGGTACGAAACTGAAGCGGGAAACGAACAGCATGCCTCAGTGGGCGGGGAGCTGCTGGTACTACCTGCGCTTCTGCGACAACAAGAACAGCGAGCGGTTTATCGATCCCGAGAAGGAGAAGTACTGGCTGCCGGTTGACCTCTACATTGGTGGTGCGGAGCATGCGGTGCTGCATCTGCTCTATTCGCGATTCTGGCACAAGGTGCTCTTTGATCGCGGGCATGTGACCCATGCCGAGCCATTCCAGCGACTGGTGAATCAGGGGATGATTCTCGGCGATTTAGAATTCGTCGCCTTTCAGAACCCGACAGGTGAGTTCGTCACGGCGAAGGGGACCGATGTCAATCGCTATATTGACGCCCAGGGGCAAACCGTTATCCCTGTGAAGCTCAAGGCGGACGATGTCGAGAAGCAGGGGGACAGTTTTGTCCTCAAGAGCGATCCGCAGATTGTGGTCGATGCCCGTTCGTTCAAAATGTCGAAAGCCCGGCGAAACGTGATCAATCCCGATCAGGTTGTCGAGCAATATGGAGCCGATTCGCTGCGGTTGTATGAGATGTTCATGGGGCCGCTGGAAGCGACCAAGCCGTGGAGCATGTCGGGTGTCGAAGGGATTTATCGCTTCCTGGGCCGTGTGTGGCGACTGATTGTCGATGATCAGCTTGACCAGGTCGTGCTGAACTCGAAGGTGCAGCCTGTCGAGCCGAGCCCTGCACAGAATCGGATCTTGCACAAGACGATCAAGGCGGTGACAGACGACATCGAGCGGCTGTCGTTCAATACCGCCATCAGCCGCATGATGGAGTTTGTGAACGAGTTCACTGCTGCTGACGTGCGGCCCAAAATCGCGATGGAAAAGTTCGTGCTGCTCATCTCGCCCATGGCGCCACATCTGGCGGAAGAGTTGTGGGAAGTGCTGGGGCATGAGAAATCGCTGGCCTATGAGCCCTGGCCAGAGTTCGATGAGACGTTACTGGAAGAAGCCACGATCGAAATCCCCGTGCAGGTGAATGGCAAGGTTCGCGGCAAGATCACGATTGCCAAGGACGCCACGGCAGAAGTCGTAGAAGCGGCAGCCGCAAGCGACCCGCACGTGAGCAGTCAGTTGGAAGGGAAGACGATTGTGAAGAAGGTCTATGTCCCAGGCCGGATGATGAATTTCGTGGTGAAATAA
- a CDS encoding DUF1223 domain-containing protein translates to MGLFHHQKKLLLLLLFSIGAWISLRFSTMPPAAAQALPSRNFAVVELFTSEGCSSCPPADEVLAGLVSQNPSRSSGEVIALGFHVDYWDRLGWKDPFSSAAATRRQHAYASQFGNDQVYTPQLVVNGAIGFVGSKKTLAEKAVERALTLSPQVHLAIERAPSTSSSVKSLNVTTKLSKAPGEAMAEKYQVLLALVQKSATTNVKHGENSGLQLRHVNVVRDFDVQEAKQSSVSNQSIQNSWQFRLPVGVSVQDLELVAVAYDAESHQAVGATRLAVQ, encoded by the coding sequence ATGGGCCTGTTTCATCATCAGAAAAAACTGTTACTGCTCCTGCTGTTCAGCATCGGGGCCTGGATATCACTGCGATTTTCAACCATGCCACCAGCCGCTGCCCAAGCGTTGCCATCGCGAAATTTTGCCGTGGTCGAACTCTTTACTTCGGAAGGTTGCAGCAGTTGTCCGCCTGCCGATGAAGTTCTCGCAGGGCTTGTTTCGCAGAATCCCTCACGTTCGTCCGGCGAGGTCATCGCACTCGGCTTTCATGTCGATTACTGGGATCGCCTCGGCTGGAAAGATCCATTTTCGAGTGCGGCAGCCACCCGCCGCCAGCATGCTTACGCTTCTCAGTTTGGCAATGACCAGGTCTACACCCCGCAATTGGTGGTCAACGGTGCGATTGGCTTCGTGGGCTCGAAGAAAACTCTGGCTGAAAAAGCTGTCGAAAGAGCTCTCACGTTATCACCACAAGTTCACCTGGCCATCGAGCGGGCACCCTCGACTTCATCCTCAGTAAAATCATTGAACGTCACGACGAAATTGTCCAAGGCGCCTGGCGAGGCCATGGCTGAGAAGTATCAGGTTCTGCTGGCTTTGGTCCAGAAATCAGCGACAACCAACGTCAAGCACGGCGAAAACAGCGGTCTTCAACTCCGGCACGTCAACGTCGTCCGGGACTTTGACGTTCAGGAGGCGAAGCAATCCTCCGTCTCGAACCAGTCGATACAGAATTCATGGCAGTTTCGGCTTCCTGTGGGCGTTTCGGTTCAGGATCTGGAATTGGTCGCAGTCGCTTATGACGCAGAGAGCCATCAGGCCGTCGGGGCGACACGTCTGGCTGTTCAGTGA
- a CDS encoding NAD-dependent epimerase, which translates to MKYLVTGAAGFIGFHTTKKLIARGDTVVGLDNLNDYYQVSLKHDRLAQLKNLPDFAFEQIELADRPAMKSLFERHQFDVVIHLAAQAGVRYSLTNPQAYIDSNLVGFCEILEGCRHSGVKHLAYASSSSVYGGNTKMPFSIHDNVDHPVSLYAATKKANELMAHTYSHLFRLPTTGLRFFTVYGPWGRPDMAMWIFTKAILEGRPIDVFNEGKMRRDFTFIDDIVEGVVRVADNIPVPNTSWQSDHPDPATSSAPYRVYNIGNNRPEDLMEMIGILESCLGKKAEKRLLPMQPGDVPATYADVDDLVKDVGFKPATPLATGIQRFVDWYRSYHKIPA; encoded by the coding sequence ATGAAGTATCTCGTGACCGGGGCCGCTGGCTTTATTGGCTTTCATACCACCAAGAAACTCATCGCCCGGGGCGATACCGTCGTCGGGCTCGACAACCTCAACGATTACTATCAGGTCAGCCTCAAGCACGACCGGCTGGCCCAGCTCAAAAATCTGCCGGACTTCGCATTCGAGCAGATTGAACTGGCCGATCGACCAGCCATGAAATCACTCTTCGAACGCCATCAGTTCGATGTGGTCATTCACCTGGCGGCTCAAGCCGGTGTTCGCTATTCGCTCACCAATCCACAGGCCTACATCGACAGCAATCTCGTCGGCTTCTGCGAGATTCTCGAAGGCTGTCGGCATTCCGGTGTGAAACATCTCGCCTATGCGTCGTCATCCTCGGTTTATGGCGGCAACACCAAAATGCCCTTCTCGATTCACGACAACGTCGATCATCCCGTCAGCCTCTACGCCGCCACCAAAAAAGCCAACGAGCTGATGGCCCACACTTACAGCCACCTCTTCCGGCTCCCCACCACCGGCCTCCGATTCTTCACCGTCTACGGCCCCTGGGGAAGACCTGATATGGCTATGTGGATCTTCACCAAAGCCATTCTCGAAGGCCGCCCCATCGATGTCTTCAACGAAGGGAAAATGCGGCGAGACTTCACCTTCATTGACGATATCGTCGAAGGGGTCGTCCGTGTCGCCGACAACATTCCGGTTCCAAACACTAGTTGGCAGAGCGATCATCCCGATCCCGCCACCAGTTCCGCCCCCTATCGCGTTTACAATATTGGCAACAATCGCCCTGAAGATCTGATGGAAATGATTGGGATTCTCGAATCCTGCCTCGGGAAAAAAGCCGAAAAACGACTCCTACCCATGCAGCCGGGCGATGTTCCCGCCACCTATGCCGATGTCGATGATCTCGTCAAAGATGTCGGTTTTAAACCCGCAACTCCACTCGCCACAGGGATCCAGCGATTCGTCGACTGGTACCGCTCCTACCATAAAATTCCTGCGTAG
- a CDS encoding UDP-glucose dehydrogenase family protein: MKLVVVGTGYVGLVTGTCFAESGNEVTCVDIDSGKIERLKQGIIPIYEPGLTELVLRNSQAGRLKFTTDLVSVAPEAKCLFIAVGTPQGDDGSANLTALWKVVDQIAPHVARDAVVVIKSTVPVGTNRQTWERLKEKAGREIDVCSNPEFLKEGCAIDDFTRPDRVVVGVTRPPVADVLHELYQPFLRTENPFLVMGLESAEMTKYVANCMLATKISFINEMANLCEAVNANVNDVRRGIGHDQRIGFQFLFPGVGYGGSCFPKDVRALIAVASRFGLPSKMLHAVDEVNNLQKEVLFSKIHQRFGGDLAGKTIAIWGLSFKPRTDDIREAPALVLIDQLLAHGATIKVHDPVAHENVEAIYKDRLTYCKHHYDTLENADALAIVTEWQQFRNPDFDYIKHKLRQPIIFDGRNLYDPKLMAERGFEYSGIGLKAAQ; the protein is encoded by the coding sequence ATGAAACTGGTGGTTGTAGGCACAGGGTACGTCGGTCTGGTGACGGGCACCTGCTTCGCCGAAAGTGGTAACGAAGTCACCTGTGTCGACATCGACTCCGGCAAAATCGAGCGGCTCAAGCAGGGGATCATTCCCATCTACGAGCCTGGCTTGACCGAACTCGTCTTGAGAAACTCACAAGCCGGTCGCTTGAAGTTCACCACCGATCTTGTCTCTGTCGCTCCTGAAGCCAAATGCCTCTTTATTGCCGTCGGAACTCCCCAGGGAGACGATGGTTCGGCCAATCTGACGGCTCTCTGGAAAGTGGTCGATCAAATTGCGCCGCATGTCGCCCGCGATGCCGTCGTGGTGATTAAAAGTACTGTCCCCGTCGGCACCAATCGCCAGACCTGGGAACGGTTGAAAGAAAAAGCCGGTCGCGAGATCGATGTCTGCTCGAACCCGGAGTTTCTGAAAGAAGGCTGTGCGATCGACGACTTTACCCGGCCAGATCGTGTCGTTGTGGGCGTCACCAGACCACCCGTCGCCGATGTGCTGCACGAGCTGTATCAGCCGTTCCTGCGAACGGAAAATCCGTTTCTGGTCATGGGGCTGGAAAGTGCAGAAATGACGAAGTACGTCGCCAACTGCATGCTCGCCACCAAGATCAGCTTTATCAATGAGATGGCCAATCTCTGTGAAGCCGTCAATGCGAACGTCAACGATGTTCGCCGGGGAATTGGCCACGATCAGCGGATCGGTTTTCAGTTCCTCTTCCCGGGCGTCGGCTACGGCGGTTCCTGCTTCCCGAAAGATGTGCGCGCCCTCATTGCTGTGGCCAGTCGATTTGGGCTTCCCTCAAAAATGCTGCATGCTGTGGATGAAGTGAACAACCTCCAGAAGGAAGTTCTCTTCTCCAAAATCCATCAGCGATTTGGTGGTGATCTGGCCGGTAAAACCATCGCGATCTGGGGGCTGTCGTTCAAACCCCGCACTGATGATATCCGCGAAGCACCGGCACTGGTCTTGATCGATCAACTGCTCGCCCATGGAGCCACGATCAAGGTGCACGACCCCGTCGCCCATGAAAACGTCGAAGCCATCTACAAAGACCGGCTCACCTACTGCAAACATCACTACGATACTCTTGAAAACGCCGATGCTCTGGCGATTGTGACGGAATGGCAGCAGTTCCGAAATCCCGATTTTGACTACATCAAGCATAAACTCAGACAGCCCATCATTTTCGATGGCCGCAATCTGTACGATCCCAAACTGATGGCCGAACGAGGCTTCGAATACTCGGGCATCGGCTTAAAAGCCGCCCAATAA